A portion of the Daphnia magna isolate NIES linkage group LG4, ASM2063170v1.1, whole genome shotgun sequence genome contains these proteins:
- the LOC116922068 gene encoding dephospho-CoA kinase translates to MFLVGITGGIASGKSTTANIFKHNQIPVIDADVFARLIVQPGQQAWKEIYDAFGNEVFFEDGQLNREALGKIIFSDINRRKVLNKITHPKIQRLMFWDVLKYFKNGHKFVALDIPLLFETGTLLPFLHKIITVSCDQKIQMERLMKRNGYNEEEAKQRIVSQMPLSEKCYRSHFVIDNSATTDETRKQVEKIVSHLQASKHHIQVRIYLGICLTIFCGLCGLFSFLGYKLFTYRS, encoded by the exons ATGTTTCTAGTTGGTATCACAGG GGGTATTGCCAGTGGAAAATCTACAactgcaaatattttcaagcATAACCAGATTCCAGTAATTGATGCAGATGTCTTTGCACGTCTta TTGTACAACCTGGACAGCAGGCTTGGAAGGAAATTTATGATGCTTTTGGAAATGAAGTTTTTTTTGAGGATGGTCAGTTAAACAGAGAGGCACTGggcaaaattattttttctgaTATCAACAGAAGAAAGGTTCTAAACAAAATCACTCACCCTAAAATCCAGAGATTGATGTTTTGGGATGTTctgaaatatttcaaaaatg GTCACAAATTTGTTGCGCTTGACATACCACTTCTGTTTGAAACTGGGACATTACTGCCATTTCTTCATAAGATCATAACAGTATCTTG TGACCAAAAAATCCAGATGGAAAGATTAATGAAAAGGAATGGTTATAATGAAGAAGAGGCTAAGCAAAGAATTGTCTCACAGATGCCACTTTCCGAAAAATGCTATAGATCACATTTTGTGATCGACAATTCGGCCACTACTGACGAGACTAGAAAGCAAGTGGAAAAAATTGTGTCTCACCTTCAGGCTTCTAAGCATCACATTCAAGTTCGAATTTATTTGGGAATCTGCTTAACCATATTTTGTGGTCTATGTGgcctattttctttcttggggTACAAACTGTTCACCTACAGATCATAG
- the LOC116922058 gene encoding zinc finger CCCH domain-containing protein 10: MEEYKDVINSSNQLIQQENVIMPEDVCRDFLRNVCTRGNRCKYKHPRCEEEPKDIIQLRPGGMVFCHDFQNTVCTRLSCKFVHRSRQDEDYYKLTGELPKPNPELIISNGSQESTFEREVPLCKDFLKRECQRGKKCKFLHVSESRGYQNKTEEYDIPDAKRRHNEDLDKLEYGFRIGERMVANPSTVLCSHCKPISFHAKSHSFCMHTSGSNHLEFCVLHEENLLLRKKVEDLKKQVGDLLATNEFLLEQNAHFRIQGKFSTSTSIATVTLPTVTLPSSVTVPVTTSVTALGPLGSLSSVQTAQALVTTQSRPTLTASIPFATSVPLTQPSQLATTIATTLGIAPVTINQTTALATQNPALSAATATVTLTPTINAAALQLQGPHLSDSALTFSASNGGSLVSYPIMTQSILAPSELRSTHCGVTDLFR; the protein is encoded by the exons atggaggaataCAAAGACGTAATTAACTCATCAAACCAGCTCATTCAGCAGGAGAATGTCATAATGCCCGAAGATGTTTGCCGAGATTTTTTACGGAATGTG TGTACCAGAGGCAACCGTTGTAAATACAAACATCCTAGGTGTGAAGAAGAACCCAAGGATATCATTCAACTTCGACCTGGTGGTATGGTATTTTGCCATGATTTCCAGAATACGGTATGTACCAGGCTAAGTTGCAAATTTGTTCATCGATCACGACAAGATGAAGACTACTACAAACTCACTGGGGAACTTCCCAAACCCAACCCTGAGCTCATAATTTCCAATGGAAGCCAAGAGAGTACTTTTGAAAGGGAAGTACCACTGTGTAAAGATTTCTTAAAGCGAGAGTGTCAACGAgggaaaaaatgcaaatttctCCATGTGTCTGAATCTAGAGGCtatcaaaataaaacagagGAATATGACATTCCTGATGCCAAAAGACGCCATAATGAGGACCTGGACAAGCTTGAATATGGTTTCAGGATTGGAGAAAGGATGGTTGCCAACCCATCTACTGTCCTGTGTTCTCACTGTAAACCAATAAGCTTTCATGCAAAATCCCATTCATTTTGTATGCATACCAGTGGATCAAACCATTTAGAATTTTGTGTTCTTCATGAggaaaacttgttgttaaggAAAAAAGTTGaggatttgaaaaaacaagTTGGTGATCTTTTGGCGACAAACGAATTTTTGCTGGAGCAAAATGCCCATTTCCGAATTCAAGGGAAATTTTCGACATCAACCAGTATAGCTACTGTAACGTTGCCAACCGTAACCTTGCCCAGCTCTGTAACGGTTCCAGTCACGACCTCCGTAACAGCATTAGGCCCATTGGGTTCGCTATCATCGGTTCAAACTGCACAGGCATTGGTGACCACTCAGTCACGACCAACATTGACTGCTTCTATACCTTTTGCTACTTCAGTCCCTCTGACTCAACCATCCCAATTGgcaacaacaatagccacCACTTTAGGCATTGCTCCAGTCACAATCAATCAGACTACTGCATTAGCAACTCAAAATCCAGCGCTTTCAGCTGCTACAGCCACTGTGACGTTGACTCCTACAATCAATGCAGCAGCACTGCAGCTTCAAGGACCACATCTCTCGGATTCGGCATTGACATTTAGTGCTTCCAATGGAGGATCTCTTGTTTCCTATCCAATCATGACCCAAAGTATCTTGGCGCCATCGGAGCTCAGGTCTACGCATTGTGGCGTAACCGATTTGTTTCGTTGA
- the LOC116922050 gene encoding protein SERAC1, protein MRKYRQVKWKNLPKSLGLTFLFGSGAVLAYEILCLNRRFSSLLSDSALEKERQKGDCYITISQPTVEAEINGVISKFTDVEQLMETLMKGPASLGLDTNPWHLLRILKSELPSHAKEHPKALKTLATTNYNAGLSQQIAQACDFKLSVKLARTKNVNLNLFLRPPAYLLLPSEAIEDALNNILKKIPVTHQQTCATYFFRIAQQITSKHKDDEYYLRWDPDTAGIIHPRNIIQIVELYLQALLQLSTTLECSHLMVQNGLLLILWRIANMFDKEVVLTTLCANIVANISLFPQFHHQIFQSGWLGLLAEFLGSQYASLNLAAGKALVNMDQNHRKYGVYDRSIYLLHPLYEDTEDTRKFDTRQGTMKWDMDVVFVHGLLGGVGWTWRQSDLLGKNADYTDCWPRDWLPADIPNLRILGIDYVTSLSHWKSRCPDDARRSTITWRADQVLLSLKLAGVGRRPVVWIGHSMGGILLKQLLVNASKSSDCELQNLVKNTKALLMLSVPHDGSSVATLNLPARFLLLPSVEVEELRKGSSVLGNLNLEFKNLLSHYPIAVVSVVETKPTMVQPWGIEVKFVEPNSADLLSSGEVHFIPVDHYEICKPLNRKSFIYQRLIKLIVGVREGSPPKSLVQTN, encoded by the exons atgcGGAAATATCGTCAagtgaaatggaaaaatttgcCAAAATCCCTTGGTCTCACTTTCTTGTTTGG GAGTGGTGCCGTATTAGCCTACGAAATTCTTTGCTTAAATCGCCGCTTCTCTTCTCTACTGTCAGATTCAGCACTTGAGAAAGAACGACAAAAAGGAGATTGTTATATCACCATTTCCCAACCTACTGTAGAGGCTGAAATTAATGGTGTGATCTCAAAATTTACTGATGTGGAACAGTTGATGGAGACTCTGATGAAAGGACCTGCATCTCTTGGTCTTGATACCAATCCTTGGCACCTTTTACGCATTCTTAAGTCAGAACTTCCATCCCATGCCAAAGAACACCCAAAAGCTTTGAAAACTTTAGCTACTACAAATTATAATG CTGGATTGTCACAGCAAATAGCTCAAGCATGTGACTTCAAGTTGAGTGTCAAACTGGCCCGCACTAAAAATGTAAACCTAAACTTGTTTTTACGACCCCCAGCTTACCTACTCTTGCCCTCTGAG GCTATTGAAGATGCACTGAACAACATCCTTAAGAAAATTCCTGTGACTCATCAACAGACTTGTGctacatatttttttagaattgCCCAACAGATTACCAGCAAACATAAAGATGAT GAATATTATCTTAGATGGGATCCTGATACAGCAGGAATCATTCATCCTAGAAACATCATTCAGATTGTAGAGCTGTATCTGCAAGCTTTGTTACAGTTATCCACCACGTTAGAGTGTTCGCATTTAATGGTGCAGAATGGTCTTCTTCTCATTTTGTGGCGCATTGCGAATATGTTCGACAAAGAAGTAGTTCTCACAACATTGTGTGCCAACATAGTGGCCAATATCTCATTATTTCCACAGTTTCATCATCAAATTTTTCAGTCTG gttGGCTCGGGCTATTGGCTGAATTTCTTGGTTCCCAGTACGCTTCTCTAAATTTAGCAGCTGGAAAGGCTCTAGTAAATATGGACCAAAATCACCGTAAATATGGAGTATATGATAGATCGATTTACTTGTTGCATCCGCTATACGAAGATACTGAAGACACCAGAAAATTTGATACTCGTCAAGGC ACGATGAAATGGGATATGGATGTTGTCTTCGTTCACGGCTTGCTCGGAGGTGTTGGTTGGACCTGGCGCCAAAGCGACCTGCTCGGAAAAAATGCCGATTATACAGATTGTTGGCCAAG AGATTGGTTACCCGCCGACATCCCTAATCTTCGAATTTTAGGTATAGATTACGTGACTTCGTTATCGCACTGGAAAAGTCGGTGTCCTGACGATGCCCGTAG GAGTACAATAACTTGGAGAGCAGATCAAGTATTACTCTCTTTGAAACTCGCAGGAGTAGGGCGGCGACCTGTTGTCTGGATTGGACATTCTATGGGAGGCATACTGCTAAAACAATTATTGGTTAATG CTTCAAAATCATCTGACTGTGAACTGCAAAATCTAGTAAAGAATACCAAAGCATTGCTAATGTTAAGCGTCCCGCACGATGGATCAAGTGTAGCTACGTTGAATCTTCCAGCACGTTTTCTTCTGCTTCCATCTGTCGAAGTTGAGGAATTGAggaaag GTTCTAGTGTACTAGGTAACCTGAACTTGGAATTCAAGAACTTGTTGTCACACTACCCTATAGCGGTTGTAAGCGTCGTGGAAACCAAACCAACGATGGTACAGCCCTGGGGAATTGAAGTCAAATTTGTGGAACCAAACTCTGCAG ATTTACTTTCTTCTGGGGAAGTCCACTTTATACCTGTAGACCACTATGAAATTTGTAAACCGCTCAACAG GAAATCCTTTATCTATCAACGACTCATCAAGCTAATTGTTGGAGTGAGAGAAGGTTCTCCACCAAAGAGTCTAGTTCAAACAAACTGA
- the LOC116922066 gene encoding exosome complex component CSL4 isoform X3, giving the protein MSRLQTNLAVMLRNHSCQKNQLWQTHSMTSNENSTHTENKCIISTPGQRLCLAEDKYIGGVGTYTRQGYIMSCLAGVVKITAQPDKRILVEVRSGKEQTVVPSAGDIVTARITQVNPRWARCAILCVKEMVLAEPFRGQLRKEDVRATEKDRVEMYKCFRPNDIILARVLSLGDAHSYVLSTAENELGVVIAYSEEGTPMVPVGWQEMQCPKTYVKEMRKVAKVSPEIISNENIKEATN; this is encoded by the exons ATGTCGCGTCTGCAGACGAATTTGGCTGTAATGCTACGAAATCATTCCTGCCAAAAGAATCAACTGTGGCAAACAC ACAGCATGACTTCAAATGAGAATTCAACACACACTGAGAACAAATGCATAATTTCTACTCCAG GACAGAGACTATGTCTTGCGGAAGATAAATACATTGGAGGTGTGGGGACATACACAAGACAAGGCTATATAATGTCTTGTTTGGCAGGTGTTGTTAAAATAACTGCACAGCCTGATAAG AGAATCCTTGTAGAAGTTAGAAGTGGTAAAGAACAAACAGTTGTTCCATCAGCTGGTGACATTGTTACAg CCAGAATAACACAAGTAAATCCGCGCTGGGCCAGATGTGCCATTTTATGTGTAAAGGAAATGGTGTTGGCAGAACCATTCAGAGGACAACTCCGGAAAGAAGATGTCCGCGCTACGGAAAAGGATAGAGTTGAAATGTACAAATGTTTTCGACCTAACGACATAATCTTAGCAAGAGTG TTGTCATTAGGTGATGCCCATTCCTATGTGTTGTCAACTGCAGAAAATGAATTAGGTGTGGTTATTGCATACAGTGAAGAAGGGACACCTATGGTTCCAGTTGGATGGCAAGAAATGCAGTGTCCAAAAACCTATGTGAAGGAAATGCGTAAAGTTGCCAAAGTTTCACCTGAAATCATTTCAAACGAAAATATTAAAGAAGCAACAAATTGA
- the LOC116922066 gene encoding exosome complex component CSL4 isoform X2, whose translation MSRLQTNLAVMLRNHSCQKNQLWQTRVMTSNENSTHTENKCIISTPGQRLCLAEDKYIGGVGTYTRQGYIMSCLAGVVKITAQPDKRILVEVRSGKEQTVVPSAGDIVTARITQVNPRWARCAILCVKEMVLAEPFRGQLRKEDVRATEKDRVEMYKCFRPNDIILARVLSLGDAHSYVLSTAENELGVVIAYSEEGTPMVPVGWQEMQCPKTYVKEMRKVAKVSPEIISNENIKEATN comes from the exons ATGTCGCGTCTGCAGACGAATTTGGCTGTAATGCTACGAAATCATTCCTGCCAAAAGAATCAACTGTGGCAAACACGTGT CATGACTTCAAATGAGAATTCAACACACACTGAGAACAAATGCATAATTTCTACTCCAG GACAGAGACTATGTCTTGCGGAAGATAAATACATTGGAGGTGTGGGGACATACACAAGACAAGGCTATATAATGTCTTGTTTGGCAGGTGTTGTTAAAATAACTGCACAGCCTGATAAG AGAATCCTTGTAGAAGTTAGAAGTGGTAAAGAACAAACAGTTGTTCCATCAGCTGGTGACATTGTTACAg CCAGAATAACACAAGTAAATCCGCGCTGGGCCAGATGTGCCATTTTATGTGTAAAGGAAATGGTGTTGGCAGAACCATTCAGAGGACAACTCCGGAAAGAAGATGTCCGCGCTACGGAAAAGGATAGAGTTGAAATGTACAAATGTTTTCGACCTAACGACATAATCTTAGCAAGAGTG TTGTCATTAGGTGATGCCCATTCCTATGTGTTGTCAACTGCAGAAAATGAATTAGGTGTGGTTATTGCATACAGTGAAGAAGGGACACCTATGGTTCCAGTTGGATGGCAAGAAATGCAGTGTCCAAAAACCTATGTGAAGGAAATGCGTAAAGTTGCCAAAGTTTCACCTGAAATCATTTCAAACGAAAATATTAAAGAAGCAACAAATTGA
- the LOC116922066 gene encoding exosome complex component CSL4 isoform X1, with translation MRQKKKLPFLIIDVASADEFGCNATKSFLPKESTVANTMTSNENSTHTENKCIISTPGQRLCLAEDKYIGGVGTYTRQGYIMSCLAGVVKITAQPDKRILVEVRSGKEQTVVPSAGDIVTARITQVNPRWARCAILCVKEMVLAEPFRGQLRKEDVRATEKDRVEMYKCFRPNDIILARVLSLGDAHSYVLSTAENELGVVIAYSEEGTPMVPVGWQEMQCPKTYVKEMRKVAKVSPEIISNENIKEATN, from the exons AtgaggcaaaagaaaaagttaccATTTCTTATAATAGATGTCGCGTCTGCAGACGAATTTGGCTGTAATGCTACGAAATCATTCCTGCCAAAAGAATCAACTGTGGCAAACAC CATGACTTCAAATGAGAATTCAACACACACTGAGAACAAATGCATAATTTCTACTCCAG GACAGAGACTATGTCTTGCGGAAGATAAATACATTGGAGGTGTGGGGACATACACAAGACAAGGCTATATAATGTCTTGTTTGGCAGGTGTTGTTAAAATAACTGCACAGCCTGATAAG AGAATCCTTGTAGAAGTTAGAAGTGGTAAAGAACAAACAGTTGTTCCATCAGCTGGTGACATTGTTACAg CCAGAATAACACAAGTAAATCCGCGCTGGGCCAGATGTGCCATTTTATGTGTAAAGGAAATGGTGTTGGCAGAACCATTCAGAGGACAACTCCGGAAAGAAGATGTCCGCGCTACGGAAAAGGATAGAGTTGAAATGTACAAATGTTTTCGACCTAACGACATAATCTTAGCAAGAGTG TTGTCATTAGGTGATGCCCATTCCTATGTGTTGTCAACTGCAGAAAATGAATTAGGTGTGGTTATTGCATACAGTGAAGAAGGGACACCTATGGTTCCAGTTGGATGGCAAGAAATGCAGTGTCCAAAAACCTATGTGAAGGAAATGCGTAAAGTTGCCAAAGTTTCACCTGAAATCATTTCAAACGAAAATATTAAAGAAGCAACAAATTGA
- the LOC116922066 gene encoding exosome complex component CSL4 isoform X4 produces the protein MTSNENSTHTENKCIISTPGQRLCLAEDKYIGGVGTYTRQGYIMSCLAGVVKITAQPDKRILVEVRSGKEQTVVPSAGDIVTARITQVNPRWARCAILCVKEMVLAEPFRGQLRKEDVRATEKDRVEMYKCFRPNDIILARVLSLGDAHSYVLSTAENELGVVIAYSEEGTPMVPVGWQEMQCPKTYVKEMRKVAKVSPEIISNENIKEATN, from the exons ATGACTTCAAATGAGAATTCAACACACACTGAGAACAAATGCATAATTTCTACTCCAG GACAGAGACTATGTCTTGCGGAAGATAAATACATTGGAGGTGTGGGGACATACACAAGACAAGGCTATATAATGTCTTGTTTGGCAGGTGTTGTTAAAATAACTGCACAGCCTGATAAG AGAATCCTTGTAGAAGTTAGAAGTGGTAAAGAACAAACAGTTGTTCCATCAGCTGGTGACATTGTTACAg CCAGAATAACACAAGTAAATCCGCGCTGGGCCAGATGTGCCATTTTATGTGTAAAGGAAATGGTGTTGGCAGAACCATTCAGAGGACAACTCCGGAAAGAAGATGTCCGCGCTACGGAAAAGGATAGAGTTGAAATGTACAAATGTTTTCGACCTAACGACATAATCTTAGCAAGAGTG TTGTCATTAGGTGATGCCCATTCCTATGTGTTGTCAACTGCAGAAAATGAATTAGGTGTGGTTATTGCATACAGTGAAGAAGGGACACCTATGGTTCCAGTTGGATGGCAAGAAATGCAGTGTCCAAAAACCTATGTGAAGGAAATGCGTAAAGTTGCCAAAGTTTCACCTGAAATCATTTCAAACGAAAATATTAAAGAAGCAACAAATTGA
- the LOC116922061 gene encoding mitoferrin-1, producing the protein MAEFDEYESLPTSNSTTHMIAGSMAGILEHCVMYPIDSVKTRLQSLVSANRSLGSVLVTMIRDEGAMRPLRGIGATVAGAGPAHALYFAAYEKLKVGFTSTGSAHHNYLAQGAAASAATVLHDGIMTPAEVVKQRLQMYNSPFRSMTECAIKVYRCEGLSAFYRSYGTQLAMNVPFQCVHFIVYEAMQNATNPERTYNPMGHVVSGGVSGALAAALTTPLDVCKTLLNTQEAEVLQRAQKTQISGFFNAAKMVYRLGGVGGFFQGLQARVLFQVPSTAICWSVYEFFKYFLTKNGLSDGGEGDKVTYEKQDTRMSGGSGAGYPINSLNDISSNSAIVGGVTLGAGHVLMKEDLLPTGSAASSALSAARALGAV; encoded by the exons ATGGCTGAATTCGATGAGTACGAGTCTTTGCCTACCTCGAACTCCACTACACACATGATTGCAGGTTCCATGGCTGGAATTTTAGAACATTGTGTGATGTATCCAATTGACTCCGTTAAG ACGCGTTTACAAAGTCTCGTAAGCGCCAATCGAAGCCTCGGATCGGTGCTCGTGACCATGATCAGGGACGAAGGAGCGATGAGACCTCTGCGTGGCATCGGGGCCACGGTAGCCGGTGCTGGACCAGCTCACGCCTTGTATTTTGCCGCATATGAGAAATTGAAAGTTGGTTTTACATCGACCGGCTCAGCACATCATAATTACTTGGCCCAGGGAGCAGCTGCCTCCGCTGCGACTGTACTACATGATGGAATTATGACACCAGCGGAAG TGGTGAAGCAGCGATTACAGATGTACAACAGCCCCTTCCGATCTATGACTGAGTGTGCTATAAAAGTCTACCGCTGTGAAGGACTTTCTGCTTTCTACCGTTCTTACGGTACGCAGCTAGCCATGAACGTACCTTTCCAATGCGTGCACTTCATAGTTTATGAGGCTATGCAAAATGCCACCAACCCAGAACGCACCTATAACCCCATGGGTCACGTCGTCTCCGGCGGAGTTTCGG GAGCTCTAGCAGCAGCCCTAACCACTCCGCTTGACGTCTGCAAAACTCTGCTGAATACTCAG GAAGCGGAGGTTCTACAGCGGGCGCAGAAGACACAAATCAGCGGGTTTTTCAACGCTGCCAAAATGGTTTATCGGCTGGGTGGCGTGGGAGGCTTTTTCCAG GGCTTGCAAGCACGCGTACTATTCCAAGTACCCTCGACGGCCATTTGCTGGTCCGTGTATGAAtttttcaaatactttttGACTAAGAATGGCCTCAGTGACGGGGGTGAGGGTGACAAAGTGACGTATGAAAAGCAAGACACAAGAATGAGCGGAGGGTCAGGAGCAGGTTACCCGATCAACTCGTTGAACGACATTTCATCAAACAGCGCTATCGTTGGTGGTGTGACTTTGGGAGCCGGTCACGTCCTAATGAAAGAGGACCTACTTCCTACCGGATCCGCCGCAAGTTCGGCGCTATCAGCCGCCCGTGCCTTGGGTGCTGTGTGA